From the genome of Blautia pseudococcoides, one region includes:
- the ilvD gene encoding dihydroxy-acid dehydratase has translation MKLRSQELRKIAPELDPLRLGTGWKLEDLSKPQIMIESTFGDSHPGSGHLMELVEEVRAGVAEAGGHGARYFTTDICDGEAQGHDGINYSLASRDMIANMIEIHANATPFDGGVFVASCDKGMPAHLMGVGRVNIPSIIVTGGVMDAGPDLLTLEQIGMYNAMCERGEITQEKLTFYKQNACPSCGACSFMGTASTMQIMAEALGLMLPGSALMPATSKDLRTVAREAGKQSVWLAEHDLTPDKIVTMRSFENAIMVHAAISGSTNSLLHLPAIAREFGIEIDGDTFDRLHRGAHYLLNIRPAGEWPAQFFYYAGGVPTIMEEIKDMLHLDVMTVTGKTLGENLEELKKTGFYHKCDKYLEQVGLKREDVIRPFDKPFGTDGSIAILYGNLAPEGAVVKHTVVPKEMFEATLKARPFDCEEDAIHAVLTHEIKPGDAVIIRYEGPKGSGMPEMFYTTEAIASDAELGASIALLTDGRFSGASKGPAIGHISPEAAEGGPIALVEEGDLIEVNIPNRVLRIVGIAGEKKTQEEVEAVLKERRSKWQPKPVKYEKGVLKIFSERAVSPMKGGYME, from the coding sequence ATGAAATTAAGAAGCCAGGAATTAAGAAAAATTGCACCGGAATTAGACCCGCTCCGTCTGGGGACCGGATGGAAACTGGAGGATTTATCAAAACCGCAGATTATGATTGAGAGTACCTTTGGTGACAGCCATCCCGGCAGCGGGCACCTTATGGAGCTTGTGGAGGAGGTAAGGGCAGGCGTTGCAGAGGCGGGCGGACACGGCGCAAGGTATTTCACCACAGATATCTGTGACGGGGAAGCCCAGGGCCACGATGGGATCAACTATTCCCTGGCATCCAGAGATATGATCGCCAATATGATCGAGATCCATGCCAATGCCACACCTTTTGACGGCGGTGTTTTTGTGGCAAGCTGTGACAAGGGCATGCCTGCACATCTTATGGGAGTGGGAAGAGTCAATATTCCTTCCATTATTGTGACAGGCGGCGTCATGGACGCGGGTCCCGACTTACTGACCCTGGAGCAGATCGGTATGTATAATGCCATGTGCGAGCGCGGGGAGATCACACAGGAAAAACTGACTTTTTACAAACAGAATGCATGTCCTTCCTGCGGTGCCTGCTCTTTTATGGGAACAGCTTCCACCATGCAGATCATGGCTGAGGCATTAGGCCTGATGCTGCCGGGAAGCGCTCTTATGCCGGCCACCAGCAAGGACCTCCGCACAGTTGCCAGGGAAGCCGGAAAACAGTCCGTATGGCTGGCAGAACATGACCTGACACCAGATAAGATCGTGACGATGAGATCCTTTGAGAATGCTATTATGGTACATGCTGCCATCTCCGGTTCCACAAACTCCCTGCTTCATCTTCCGGCCATCGCCAGAGAATTTGGCATAGAGATTGACGGGGATACCTTTGACCGGCTGCACAGAGGTGCGCATTACCTGCTGAACATCCGCCCCGCAGGTGAATGGCCTGCACAGTTCTTCTATTATGCAGGCGGCGTCCCCACAATTATGGAAGAGATCAAGGATATGCTCCATCTGGATGTCATGACTGTCACAGGCAAGACTCTGGGCGAAAACCTGGAAGAACTGAAAAAGACCGGATTTTACCATAAATGTGACAAATATCTGGAGCAGGTAGGCCTGAAGAGAGAGGATGTGATCCGTCCCTTTGACAAACCATTCGGAACAGACGGAAGTATAGCGATCCTCTATGGCAACCTGGCGCCTGAAGGAGCAGTGGTAAAACATACCGTAGTGCCTAAGGAAATGTTTGAGGCCACTCTGAAAGCGCGTCCCTTTGACTGTGAGGAGGATGCCATCCATGCGGTGCTGACCCACGAGATCAAACCGGGAGATGCAGTGATCATCCGTTATGAGGGGCCAAAGGGAAGCGGTATGCCGGAAATGTTCTATACCACGGAAGCCATTGCGTCTGACGCAGAACTGGGTGCATCCATTGCCCTTCTCACAGACGGCAGATTCTCAGGTGCGTCCAAGGGACCGGCTATCGGACATATCTCCCCGGAAGCGGCGGAGGGCGGCCCTATTGCACTGGTCGAGGAGGGTGACCTGATCGAGGTAAATATTCCAAACCGCGTGCTCCGCATTGTGGGGATCGCAGGGGAGAAGAAAACACAGGAAGAGGTAGAGGCAGTTTTAAAAGAGCGCAGAAGCAAATGGCAGCCTAAGCCGGTGAAATATGAGAAGGGCGTATTAAAAATCTTTTCAGAAAGGGCTGTCTCTCCTATGAAGGGCGGATACATGGAGTAA
- the metK gene encoding methionine adenosyltransferase codes for MEKRLFTSESVTEGHPDKMCDAISDAILDALMEKDPMSRVACETCTTTGMVMVMGEITTNAYVDIPKIVRETVREIGYTRAKYGFDAETCGVITTIDEQSKDIAMGVDKALEAKENSMSEAEIDAIGAGDQGMMYGFASDETEEFMPYPISLAHKLSRQLTKVRKDGTLTYLRPDGKTQVTVEYDENDRPIRLDAVVLSTQHDPDVTQEQIHEDIKKYVFDPILPAHMVDGETKFFINPTGRFVIGGPHGDSGLTGRKIIVDTYGGYARHGGGAFSGKDCTKVDRSAAYAARYVAKNMVAAGLARKCEIQLSYAIGVAHPTSIQVETFGTGELSDQKLTEIVRENFDLRPAGIIKMLDLRRPIYKQTAAYGHFGRNDLDLPWERLDKAEDLKKYL; via the coding sequence ATGGAAAAAAGATTATTTACTTCCGAATCAGTAACTGAAGGCCATCCGGATAAAATGTGCGATGCCATTTCTGATGCCATTTTGGATGCGTTGATGGAAAAAGACCCCATGAGCCGTGTGGCCTGTGAGACCTGCACCACAACAGGTATGGTTATGGTAATGGGAGAGATCACGACGAATGCCTATGTAGATATTCCGAAGATCGTAAGGGAAACTGTCCGCGAGATTGGATATACCAGAGCGAAATATGGTTTTGATGCTGAAACCTGCGGTGTCATCACTACGATCGATGAGCAGTCTAAGGATATTGCCATGGGTGTGGACAAAGCTCTTGAGGCAAAGGAAAACAGTATGTCCGAGGCTGAGATCGACGCCATCGGTGCCGGTGACCAGGGTATGATGTATGGATTTGCCTCAGATGAGACAGAGGAGTTTATGCCGTATCCCATCTCCCTTGCGCATAAATTGTCACGCCAGCTTACAAAGGTAAGAAAAGACGGCACATTGACCTATCTAAGACCGGACGGAAAAACACAGGTAACTGTGGAGTATGATGAGAATGACCGCCCTATCCGCCTGGATGCAGTGGTACTTTCCACACAGCATGATCCGGATGTGACCCAGGAACAGATTCATGAGGATATTAAAAAATATGTGTTCGATCCCATTCTTCCCGCACATATGGTGGATGGGGAGACAAAGTTCTTCATTAATCCCACAGGACGCTTTGTGATCGGCGGACCTCATGGGGACAGCGGTCTTACTGGACGTAAGATCATCGTAGATACTTATGGCGGATACGCACGTCACGGCGGCGGAGCATTTTCCGGTAAGGACTGCACCAAGGTGGACCGTTCCGCAGCATATGCGGCGCGCTATGTGGCTAAGAACATGGTGGCAGCAGGGCTGGCCAGAAAATGTGAGATTCAGCTTTCCTACGCTATCGGCGTGGCCCATCCCACATCAATCCAGGTGGAGACATTTGGGACAGGAGAACTTTCAGACCAGAAGCTGACGGAGATCGTACGGGAAAACTTTGATCTAAGGCCAGCGGGAATCATCAAAATGCTGGATCTGAGGCGTCCGATCTACAAGCAGACAGCAGCTTACGGACATTTTGGAAGAAACGACTTGGATCTGCCCTGGGAAAGGCTGGATAAGGCAGAGGATTTAAAGAAATATTTATAA
- a CDS encoding SDR family NAD(P)-dependent oxidoreductase yields MHAQDLFDISGKKAIVTGGTRGLGYGMAEGYMEAGCEVVIVGTSDSVYRVAGEFKDRGFKCHGVKGNLGDRQDIYRVFRECLEKLGGEVDILLTAHGIQRRHSAEEFPMEEWDEVIGVNLTSIFILCQESAKVMLKKGYGKIINIASMNSFFGGQTIPAYAASKGGVAQLTKELTNDWLARGINVNAIAPGYMATEMNKALMDPENPRFASISERIPAHRWGTGDDMKGAAIFLASHASDYVSGAVIPVDGGYLVK; encoded by the coding sequence ATGCATGCACAGGATTTATTTGATATCAGCGGAAAAAAGGCTATTGTGACAGGCGGGACCAGAGGCCTGGGCTATGGAATGGCAGAAGGATATATGGAGGCAGGCTGCGAGGTGGTGATCGTGGGAACCTCTGACAGTGTATACCGGGTGGCCGGGGAGTTTAAGGACCGGGGATTCAAATGTCATGGCGTCAAGGGAAACCTGGGGGACAGGCAGGATATTTACCGTGTTTTCCGTGAGTGCCTGGAGAAGCTGGGCGGTGAGGTGGATATTCTCCTCACGGCTCACGGGATCCAGAGGCGTCACAGCGCGGAAGAATTTCCCATGGAAGAGTGGGATGAGGTCATTGGTGTGAACCTGACCAGTATCTTCATCCTCTGCCAGGAGTCTGCAAAGGTGATGCTGAAAAAGGGATATGGCAAGATCATCAATATCGCGTCCATGAATTCTTTCTTCGGCGGACAGACCATACCGGCATACGCGGCGTCAAAAGGCGGTGTGGCACAGCTTACCAAGGAACTGACCAATGACTGGCTGGCAAGAGGGATCAATGTAAATGCCATTGCACCGGGCTATATGGCTACTGAGATGAACAAGGCGCTCATGGACCCGGAGAATCCCAGGTTTGCATCTATATCTGAGAGAATCCCGGCACACCGCTGGGGAACCGGTGATGACATGAAGGGAGCCGCCATCTTTCTGGCCTCCCATGCAAGTGATTATGTGAGCGGTGCGGTAATTCCGGTAGATGGCGGATATCTGGTGAAATAA
- a CDS encoding FadR/GntR family transcriptional regulator — protein sequence MLESLNESKKLLPERVAEQIISLIADRELKAGDKLPNEFDMAQQLSVGRGTIREAVKILVSRNILEIRRGCGTFVCEKPGVVDDPLGFAFVKDKKRLGLDLCEVRMIIEPEIAALAAERATSEEIEELQRIEDEVKELCDKEEPHMHKDIEFHEMLAKMSKNMIMPNIIPVIQTGISLFINITDYSLTKETVRTHQMIVDAIRERCPQAAKDAMIEHLASNQDKIERLSGL from the coding sequence ATGTTAGAGTCGTTGAATGAGAGTAAAAAACTACTGCCGGAGAGAGTGGCAGAGCAGATCATCAGCCTGATCGCGGACAGGGAGCTGAAGGCCGGTGATAAGCTGCCAAATGAATTTGATATGGCACAGCAGTTATCTGTGGGAAGAGGCACCATACGGGAAGCTGTTAAGATTCTTGTTTCCAGGAATATACTGGAGATCCGCCGCGGCTGCGGAACCTTTGTCTGTGAAAAGCCGGGTGTTGTGGATGACCCCCTGGGATTTGCTTTTGTGAAAGACAAGAAAAGACTTGGCCTCGATCTGTGTGAAGTCCGTATGATAATTGAGCCGGAGATAGCGGCATTGGCCGCGGAGCGGGCAACATCTGAGGAAATAGAAGAACTGCAGAGAATTGAGGATGAGGTGAAGGAGCTTTGTGATAAAGAGGAGCCTCATATGCACAAGGATATTGAGTTCCATGAAATGCTGGCAAAGATGAGCAAAAATATGATCATGCCAAATATCATTCCTGTGATCCAGACAGGTATTTCCCTTTTTATAAACATTACCGATTATTCCCTGACGAAGGAAACCGTCCGCACTCACCAGATGATCGTGGATGCCATCAGGGAGCGCTGTCCTCAGGCGGCCAAGGATGCCATGATAGAGCATCTGGCAAGTAATCAGGATAAAATAGAAAGACTTTCCGGGCTTTAG
- a CDS encoding response regulator transcription factor translates to MSKILIIEDEEAIADLEKDYLELSGFEVEIEHRGDVGLKKALEGSYDLFILDLMLPEVDGFEICREIRNVKNNPVIMVSAKKDDIDKIRGLGLGADDYMTKPFSPSELVARVKAHLARYERLIGTGVQENDIIEIRGLKIDKTARRVWINGEEKNFTTKEFDLLTFLAQNPNRVFTKDELFKEIWAMESIGDIATVTVHIKKIREKIEFNTAKPQYIETIWGVGYRFKV, encoded by the coding sequence ATGAGTAAGATATTAATTATTGAAGACGAGGAGGCAATAGCCGACCTTGAGAAGGATTATCTGGAGCTGAGCGGCTTCGAGGTGGAGATTGAGCACCGGGGGGACGTGGGACTGAAAAAAGCCCTGGAAGGCAGTTATGACCTGTTTATCCTGGATTTGATGCTGCCGGAAGTGGACGGTTTTGAAATCTGCCGTGAGATCAGGAATGTAAAGAATAATCCGGTCATTATGGTGTCCGCCAAAAAGGACGATATAGATAAGATCCGCGGTCTGGGTCTGGGTGCAGACGACTATATGACAAAGCCATTCAGCCCAAGTGAGCTGGTGGCCAGGGTAAAGGCCCATCTGGCCAGATATGAGAGACTTATAGGGACCGGTGTGCAGGAGAACGATATCATCGAGATCCGTGGCCTAAAGATTGATAAGACGGCGAGGCGTGTGTGGATCAACGGTGAGGAGAAGAATTTTACCACCAAAGAGTTTGATCTGCTCACCTTCCTGGCACAGAACCCCAACAGGGTGTTCACAAAGGACGAACTGTTCAAGGAGATATGGGCCATGGAGTCCATCGGAGATATTGCAACCGTGACGGTGCATATTAAGAAGATCCGTGAGAAGATTGAATTTAATACAGCGAAACCACAGTATATTGAGACCATATGGGGTGTGGGGTATCGCTTTAAGGTTTAA
- a CDS encoding ATP-binding protein, translating to MFLDKDNHLAKLNELYGQNCFQSAAIYCDSGMGKTTLLRQFSAGKRTLYFKPLETTDNENFLALKKEALRVLGPLEKLKAAKRFAELFRTIGKSSREDSLLFIIDDYPHLINKNRRLSTLIQSYMTKEWKNSRLFIILCKPASLYEKEHTQTANPLLLKPFTFFETRQLFRHLPVEQQIWIFGITGGVPGYLAYFINDKPFQENLYQLFFTEEGAFYRRPAKFLKVHLSEPELAHSALLCLGAQRRKLHEICERTELTPSAAGSLMNTLDLLGLVDKIIPVTEEAGSRRTLYRTSDGVFRFWYTFAAPHRSAIEMGCGREVFDKEILPSLDRYSRETFEDICRQYLDLISSLGQAPFPFNHAGSWWGQHPTRKRTEYVPIAAADDSNILLGDCFWTDEWIDLEGLQSLQKHASLFPHSTIWYYLFAKSDFVSGMETIYGDTVKVFTLEQMCTCADAAICTPAIC from the coding sequence ATGTTTTTAGATAAAGATAACCATCTTGCAAAATTAAATGAACTGTATGGGCAGAACTGTTTTCAGTCTGCAGCCATCTACTGTGATTCCGGTATGGGAAAGACTACCCTTCTCAGACAATTTTCTGCCGGCAAGCGGACTTTGTACTTTAAGCCCCTGGAGACCACGGACAATGAAAACTTTCTGGCATTAAAAAAGGAGGCCCTCCGCGTGCTGGGCCCATTAGAAAAACTAAAGGCAGCCAAAAGATTCGCCGAACTTTTCCGCACCATTGGAAAATCCTCCAGGGAAGACTCTCTCCTATTTATTATTGACGATTATCCACATCTGATCAATAAAAACAGAAGACTTTCCACATTGATCCAGTCCTATATGACAAAAGAGTGGAAAAACTCCCGGCTTTTTATTATCTTATGTAAACCTGCATCTCTTTACGAAAAAGAACACACCCAGACCGCCAATCCTCTGCTACTGAAACCCTTTACCTTTTTCGAGACACGCCAGCTTTTCCGCCATCTCCCCGTGGAACAGCAAATCTGGATCTTCGGCATAACAGGAGGGGTTCCCGGCTATCTGGCCTATTTCATCAACGATAAACCTTTTCAGGAAAACCTGTATCAATTGTTCTTCACAGAGGAAGGCGCTTTTTACCGCCGCCCCGCCAAATTTTTAAAGGTGCATCTGTCCGAACCGGAACTGGCGCACTCTGCCCTTTTGTGCCTGGGCGCCCAAAGGCGGAAACTGCATGAAATCTGTGAGCGCACAGAACTGACTCCCAGCGCTGCGGGAAGCCTTATGAACACATTGGATCTACTTGGTCTGGTGGATAAGATAATTCCCGTCACTGAGGAAGCCGGAAGCCGCAGGACACTCTACCGGACCTCTGACGGCGTATTTCGTTTCTGGTATACTTTTGCTGCCCCGCACCGGAGTGCCATTGAAATGGGATGCGGAAGAGAGGTATTTGACAAGGAAATCCTTCCTTCCCTGGACCGCTACTCTAGAGAAACATTTGAAGATATCTGCAGACAATATCTGGATCTGATAAGCAGCCTCGGCCAGGCTCCGTTTCCTTTTAACCATGCAGGAAGCTGGTGGGGACAGCACCCAACCAGAAAGCGTACAGAGTATGTACCTATTGCCGCCGCTGACGACAGCAATATATTGCTTGGTGACTGCTTCTGGACAGATGAATGGATCGACCTGGAGGGCCTGCAGAGTCTTCAGAAACATGCCAGCCTTTTTCCGCACAGTACAATCTGGTATTATCTTTTTGCCAAATCGGACTTTGTCTCAGGCATGGAAACTATCTACGGGGACACTGTAAAGGTCTTCACTCTGGAACAGATGTGTACCTGCGCGGATGCCGCGATCTGCACACCTGCTATCTGCTAA
- a CDS encoding sensor histidine kinase has protein sequence MKLKTRIIVSFFIIILEPLLFTGVAFWGFSQYQLKAIEKQYGIENATYESLTNTAEVINSMTSGAIGRLSEAAKESPKDLENIEYLDSVNKELEQVHSYLIVREDDKIRYIGCDPYPSELISRLPDYKEDSGDSSDGFYLGGKIKALVKQIDFETSEHGKGSLFVVSSVFKTLPQIEELIRNMLAAVVIILTVTALGLTWWIYRGVISPLDKLRTATQKIKEGNLDFSIASEGVNEISDLCQDFEAMRQRLKENAEEKLEFDKDNKELISNISHDLKTPITAIKGYVEGIMDGVANTPEKMDRYIHTIYNKANDMDRLINELTFYSKMDTNRIPYTFNKISVTEFFDDCAEELDSELESKSVQFQYSNYVGTEVLVIADAEQIKRVINNIVSNSLKYMDSSRERRINLRVKDVGDFVQVEIEDNGKGIAAKDLPNIFDRFYRTDASRNSSKGGSGIGLSIVKKVMEDHGGKVWATSKENIGTVMYFVLRKYQEVPINE, from the coding sequence ATGAAATTAAAGACAAGAATTATCGTTTCTTTCTTCATCATCATACTGGAGCCGCTGCTGTTTACCGGTGTGGCGTTCTGGGGATTCAGCCAGTATCAGCTCAAGGCCATAGAGAAGCAGTATGGAATTGAGAATGCCACATATGAAAGCCTGACCAACACGGCGGAAGTGATCAACAGCATGACCAGCGGTGCCATTGGCCGGTTGTCAGAGGCAGCCAAGGAATCACCCAAGGATCTGGAAAATATTGAATATCTGGATTCAGTAAATAAGGAATTGGAGCAGGTCCACTCCTATCTTATTGTCCGGGAAGATGATAAGATAAGATATATAGGATGTGATCCTTACCCCTCGGAGCTTATCAGCAGGCTGCCGGATTACAAGGAGGACAGCGGTGACAGCAGCGACGGATTTTATCTGGGCGGCAAGATAAAGGCGCTGGTCAAGCAGATTGATTTTGAGACCAGTGAGCACGGGAAAGGCAGCCTTTTTGTGGTATCCAGTGTGTTTAAGACGCTGCCGCAGATAGAGGAGCTGATTCGGAATATGCTGGCGGCCGTGGTGATAATCCTTACTGTTACAGCACTGGGACTTACCTGGTGGATATACCGGGGTGTAATTTCTCCTCTTGATAAACTGCGGACAGCCACGCAGAAGATCAAGGAGGGGAACCTGGATTTCTCCATTGCCAGCGAGGGTGTCAATGAAATATCCGACTTGTGCCAGGATTTTGAAGCCATGCGCCAGAGGCTGAAAGAAAATGCGGAGGAGAAGCTGGAATTTGACAAGGATAATAAGGAACTGATCAGCAACATTTCCCATGATCTGAAGACACCGATCACAGCCATCAAAGGATATGTGGAAGGGATTATGGATGGTGTGGCAAATACACCGGAAAAGATGGACAGATATATCCATACAATCTATAATAAGGCTAATGACATGGACAGGCTGATCAATGAGCTGACTTTTTATTCCAAGATGGATACCAACAGAATCCCCTATACATTCAACAAGATTTCTGTTACAGAATTTTTTGATGACTGTGCGGAGGAGCTGGATTCTGAACTGGAGTCTAAGTCTGTACAGTTCCAGTATTCCAATTATGTGGGAACTGAGGTGCTTGTCATTGCCGATGCGGAGCAGATTAAGAGGGTTATAAACAATATTGTGAGCAACTCCCTCAAATACATGGACAGCAGCAGAGAGCGGAGGATCAACCTGCGGGTGAAGGACGTAGGTGATTTTGTCCAAGTGGAGATTGAGGACAACGGAAAAGGAATTGCAGCCAAAGACCTGCCCAATATTTTTGACAGGTTTTACCGCACAGACGCTTCCAGGAATTCTTCCAAGGGAGGAAGCGGAATTGGCCTTTCCATAGTCAAGAAGGTTATGGAGGACCATGGCGGCAAAGTCTGGGCAACCAGCAAGGAGAATATTGGAACGGTAATGTACTTCGTTCTTAGAAAATACCAGGAGGTACCGATTAATGAGTAA
- a CDS encoding helix-turn-helix transcriptional regulator: MDEKRERQFRELGLTISYYRKLKGLTQLQLANAVGLSRTHISNIEAPRIKTSLSLESLFDIADALDIQPRDLFNFREQQQQ, from the coding sequence ATGGACGAGAAAAGAGAACGACAGTTCCGGGAACTGGGACTGACTATATCGTATTACCGGAAACTGAAAGGGCTCACACAATTACAGCTAGCAAATGCCGTAGGCCTGAGCCGGACCCATATCAGTAATATCGAGGCTCCCAGGATCAAAACATCCCTTTCCCTGGAAAGTCTGTTTGATATTGCAGATGCCCTGGACATCCAGCCCAGAGACCTGTTCAATTTCCGGGAACAGCAGCAACAGTAA